A genomic stretch from Dyella sp. M7H15-1 includes:
- a CDS encoding DUF6475 domain-containing protein → MKTVQPSDRKPFADVLTEVMAYYGKEVSPFQLDVFWQGLKSHEFEDVSRAFTLHARDPDRGQFTPKLADITRLLEGSTTTQGMRAWAKVDRAVRCVGANRSVVFDDPLIHVVIIEMGGWIPLCRSQEDEMPFKAREFEKRYAAYRLRREVPVFPPRLIGDNEAQNKLNGFSDYAVQPVLIGDVGRAQRVMERGQAVPALRITDSKTVAGHVLAHLVDHCKGEAA, encoded by the coding sequence ATGAAGACCGTGCAACCTTCTGATCGCAAGCCATTTGCCGATGTGCTCACCGAAGTCATGGCGTACTACGGCAAAGAGGTTTCGCCCTTTCAGCTCGACGTGTTTTGGCAGGGCCTCAAAAGTCACGAATTCGAGGATGTCAGCCGCGCTTTCACGCTGCACGCTCGCGATCCTGATCGCGGGCAGTTCACGCCGAAGCTTGCCGACATCACGCGGCTGCTTGAAGGCTCGACCACCACGCAGGGCATGCGCGCCTGGGCAAAGGTCGACCGTGCCGTCCGGTGCGTCGGTGCCAATCGCTCCGTGGTCTTCGACGATCCGCTGATCCACGTCGTCATCATCGAAATGGGCGGCTGGATTCCGCTGTGCCGCTCGCAGGAAGACGAAATGCCCTTCAAGGCGCGCGAGTTTGAAAAGCGCTACGCGGCGTATCGGTTACGGCGCGAGGTGCCGGTATTCCCGCCACGCCTCATCGGCGACAACGAAGCACAGAACAAGCTCAACGGCTTCAGCGACTACGCGGTGCAGCCGGTCCTGATCGGTGATGTGGGAAGGGCGCAGCGGGTGATGGAGCGTGGGCAGGCGGTGCCGGCGCTCCGCATCACCGACTCGAAGACTGTCGCAGGTCATGTGCTCGCGCACCTGGTTGATCATTGCAAAGGGGAGGCGGCATGA
- a CDS encoding RusA family crossover junction endodeoxyribonuclease — MDTAIVIAFTIPGEPVAKGRARSTPLMRNGWPVIGKGGRPVVTQYTPEKTARYENLVRLAAQQAMAGRDPEQGAVELTVRAFLPIPASWSMRKQRAAALGEIKPTKKPDLDNLLKAIKDGANGVTWRDDAQVVDVRSSKRYGTPRVEVEIRSAA, encoded by the coding sequence ATGGATACCGCCATCGTGATCGCTTTCACCATCCCCGGGGAGCCTGTTGCGAAGGGGCGCGCCCGGTCAACGCCGCTGATGCGGAACGGTTGGCCTGTGATCGGCAAAGGTGGTCGGCCAGTGGTCACCCAGTACACGCCGGAAAAGACGGCGCGGTATGAGAACCTGGTGCGTCTGGCTGCCCAGCAAGCGATGGCTGGGCGAGATCCAGAGCAGGGTGCTGTAGAGCTCACGGTGCGAGCGTTCTTGCCGATCCCGGCCAGTTGGAGCATGAGGAAACAGCGTGCCGCTGCGCTGGGCGAGATCAAGCCGACAAAGAAGCCAGACCTGGACAACCTGCTCAAAGCCATCAAGGATGGCGCGAATGGGGTCACCTGGCGCGACGACGCGCAGGTGGTCGATGTACGCAGCAGCAAGCGGTATGGGACCCCTCGCGTTGAGGTCGAGATTCGGAGCGCGGCGTGA
- a CDS encoding GNAT family N-acetyltransferase — translation MNVDRRVMEYFPAPLSAAESDAFADRISEHQEKHGFSLWAVELRSTSTFIGFTGLAVPRWELPFTPCVEIGWRLARHSWGQGYATEAAKAALAFGFDELVLEEVVSFTAEINNRSRRVMERLGMQHCESEDFCHPALPPAHPLAKHVLYRLTREAWKKTEVGK, via the coding sequence ATGAACGTGGACAGGCGCGTGATGGAGTATTTCCCCGCGCCATTAAGCGCCGCCGAGAGCGATGCTTTCGCTGATCGCATCAGCGAACATCAAGAAAAACACGGTTTTAGTCTTTGGGCTGTGGAGCTGCGCTCCACGTCGACTTTCATTGGTTTTACCGGACTGGCTGTCCCCCGATGGGAGTTGCCTTTCACTCCCTGCGTTGAGATCGGTTGGCGTCTTGCGCGTCACTCCTGGGGGCAAGGTTACGCAACCGAAGCCGCAAAAGCTGCGTTGGCTTTTGGCTTTGACGAACTGGTACTTGAAGAAGTCGTGTCCTTTACTGCAGAAATCAATAATCGCTCGCGACGCGTCATGGAGCGACTTGGCATGCAGCACTGCGAAAGCGAAGACTTCTGTCATCCCGCTCTGCCGCCTGCCCATCCATTGGCAAAACACGTCTTGTATCGACTCACTCGTGAAGCATGGAAGAAAACCGAGGTAGGTAAATGA
- a CDS encoding spore coat U domain-containing protein: protein MSRRNRWQLLLAALLLLVGQVVHAQTCSAAPTNINFGNVNPISGAAVSASGSITVTCNWTLISLAPNAQVCLNLNASTPLSMTNGSNALQYGLYQDAANSIAWGSTSAGTTPISVTIAKPLIGTSANHTVSYYGLITASQPLVPTASDSSTVYSQSFSGAQTALNYAYYLLTAPGCPAITTPATAFPFTASATVVNDCLINANNLSFGTTGLLSSAINATTSISVTCTNNDAYRIALNGGGSGNVSARTLSLQGGGGTVSYQLYLDSAHGTPWGDGTAGTSMYTDTGTGAPQSATVYGLIPAQTTPPPGNYSDTITATIAF from the coding sequence ATGAGCCGGCGCAACCGATGGCAGCTGTTGCTGGCCGCCCTGCTCCTGCTCGTCGGGCAGGTGGTGCATGCACAAACCTGCTCGGCCGCGCCTACCAACATCAATTTCGGCAACGTCAATCCCATCAGCGGCGCTGCCGTGTCAGCCAGCGGCTCCATCACCGTGACTTGCAACTGGACCCTGATTTCCCTGGCGCCCAACGCGCAGGTCTGCCTCAACCTCAACGCAAGCACGCCGCTCAGCATGACCAACGGCAGCAATGCCTTGCAGTATGGCCTGTACCAGGATGCAGCCAATTCCATAGCCTGGGGATCGACCAGCGCCGGTACGACACCTATATCCGTCACGATTGCCAAGCCACTGATAGGAACCTCGGCCAACCATACGGTTTCGTACTATGGCCTCATCACCGCCAGTCAGCCGCTGGTGCCGACCGCCAGCGACAGCAGTACCGTGTATAGCCAATCCTTCAGCGGCGCCCAGACCGCTCTCAACTATGCGTACTATTTGTTGACAGCGCCGGGATGCCCGGCCATCACCACGCCGGCGACGGCGTTTCCTTTTACGGCCAGCGCCACCGTGGTCAACGATTGCCTGATCAATGCCAACAACCTCAGCTTCGGCACCACCGGCTTGCTGAGCAGCGCCATCAATGCCACGACGTCGATCTCGGTAACCTGCACCAACAACGATGCCTATCGCATCGCCCTCAATGGCGGCGGCAGCGGCAACGTGAGCGCCCGTACCCTATCCCTGCAAGGCGGAGGGGGGACGGTGTCCTATCAGCTCTACCTGGACTCCGCCCACGGCACGCCATGGGGCGATGGCACCGCGGGAACCAGCATGTATACCGACACCGGCACCGGCGCCCCCCAAAGCGCGACAGTCTACGGCCTCATTCCGGCGCAAACGACACCGCCACCAGGCAATTACAGCGACACCATCACGGCGACTATCGCGTTCTGA
- a CDS encoding fimbria/pilus outer membrane usher protein: protein MRQPQDVYLEVAVNGQELSFIVHFQATGAKLSASGADLAHMGLATDKLGIATSAQVPLDAIAGVRYRYDRTHQRVAITLPDNVQQPYVVDSRQLPPTMPATSGRGFVLNYDVFAQNQTGNRFALWMEQRYFDPAGVFSNTGIAYLDSASRHYLRFDTSWSRSNPDTLSTFQWGDAITSSLDWSRSIRFAGFQWRSNFALRPDLVTFPLPVLTGSTLVPSSLDLYVNNMQHFNVQVPSGPFVVNEVPGITGGGNATLITRNALGQTVTMSMPIYIDTQMLATGLSSYSVEAGFLRHNYGLTSFDYGPHPVGSGSWRHGFSDALTVEAHGEATDHLFNAGAGALLRLGVDGVVNGAIGFSAGRLAGTQLSTGYQWIEPHYAIDAQSIRTFGHYGDLAARDGALVPTHTDRLTLSLPFFSSQNFAVSYISSKFPHVKASRIASVSYGLSLRHNLSVNLSAYRDFHQHASRGVFLNVSLGLDENVSLDAVAGVQGGRAYNNLQALRPVDYAGGWGWGVQTGQFNQMGFHQAQLQYLGNAGQLTGVVQNYAGHTTASLDALGSIVLMDGDVQFSRRIYDGFALVSTNGVAGVPVLHENRLLGHTNDSGHLLVPDLNAYQPNHIAIDTSGLPVDMRIETTAMVLVPQVQAGVLGWFPISRYTAASILLHDASGKPIPAGTRVHHLESGTDTIVGYDGLTFVDGLKANNHLQLDGAAWHCTVTFPYKPPTDHALPLIGPLICRREDVHP from the coding sequence ATGCGCCAACCCCAGGATGTCTACCTGGAGGTGGCGGTGAACGGACAGGAGCTTTCATTCATCGTGCACTTCCAGGCGACCGGAGCGAAGTTGTCCGCCAGCGGAGCCGATCTTGCCCATATGGGCCTGGCAACCGACAAGCTGGGTATCGCCACCTCGGCCCAAGTGCCGCTCGATGCGATTGCAGGGGTTCGCTATCGTTATGACAGAACGCACCAGCGTGTCGCGATAACGCTACCGGACAATGTGCAGCAACCTTACGTAGTCGATTCACGGCAGTTGCCACCAACGATGCCGGCGACATCAGGGCGCGGTTTTGTCCTCAACTACGATGTCTTTGCACAAAACCAGACAGGTAACCGTTTCGCGTTGTGGATGGAACAGCGCTATTTCGATCCTGCCGGGGTGTTCAGCAACACCGGCATTGCGTATCTGGATTCCGCCTCACGCCACTATCTGCGCTTTGACACCTCGTGGAGCCGATCCAACCCGGATACGCTGAGCACCTTTCAATGGGGCGATGCCATCACCTCGTCGCTGGACTGGTCGCGCTCGATACGTTTCGCCGGCTTCCAGTGGCGGAGCAACTTCGCCCTGCGCCCGGACCTGGTCACCTTCCCACTTCCGGTCTTGACCGGATCGACCCTGGTGCCCTCATCGCTCGACCTGTACGTGAACAACATGCAGCATTTCAACGTGCAGGTGCCGAGCGGGCCGTTTGTGGTCAATGAAGTCCCCGGTATCACGGGCGGCGGCAATGCCACCCTGATCACGCGCAACGCCCTAGGCCAAACCGTGACGATGTCGATGCCTATCTACATCGATACCCAAATGCTGGCGACGGGCTTGTCGAGCTATTCGGTGGAGGCCGGTTTTTTGCGGCACAACTACGGTCTCACTTCGTTCGACTACGGTCCGCACCCAGTCGGCAGCGGATCCTGGCGCCACGGCTTCAGCGATGCGCTTACCGTCGAAGCGCATGGCGAGGCGACCGATCATCTTTTCAACGCCGGCGCCGGAGCATTGCTCAGGCTCGGCGTGGACGGTGTCGTCAATGGCGCGATCGGGTTCAGCGCGGGCCGCCTGGCGGGCACCCAGCTCAGCACCGGTTATCAATGGATCGAACCGCACTACGCCATCGATGCGCAGAGCATTCGTACGTTTGGCCACTACGGGGATCTTGCCGCTCGCGACGGCGCCCTCGTCCCCACGCATACCGATCGGCTGACCCTCTCACTCCCCTTTTTCAGCAGCCAGAACTTTGCCGTGAGCTATATCAGTTCGAAGTTTCCACACGTGAAAGCCTCGCGTATTGCATCTGTGTCCTACGGCCTCAGTCTGCGCCACAACCTGTCGGTGAATCTGAGCGCGTATCGCGACTTTCACCAACACGCTTCACGCGGTGTGTTTCTCAATGTGAGCCTTGGGTTGGACGAGAATGTGTCCTTGGACGCAGTGGCAGGCGTCCAGGGCGGACGCGCCTACAACAATCTGCAGGCGTTGCGTCCGGTCGACTACGCAGGGGGCTGGGGTTGGGGTGTGCAAACGGGTCAGTTCAACCAGATGGGCTTTCACCAGGCGCAGTTGCAATACCTCGGCAACGCCGGCCAGCTGACTGGCGTTGTGCAGAACTATGCAGGACACACCACGGCATCGCTCGACGCGCTTGGCTCCATCGTGCTGATGGATGGCGACGTGCAATTCTCCCGGCGCATCTATGACGGCTTCGCCCTGGTCTCGACGAATGGCGTGGCGGGTGTGCCGGTCCTGCATGAGAATCGACTGCTTGGTCATACCAACGATAGCGGCCACCTGCTGGTACCGGATCTGAATGCCTACCAGCCCAATCACATTGCGATCGACACCTCGGGGCTGCCGGTCGACATGCGCATCGAGACCACCGCGATGGTGCTGGTGCCGCAAGTCCAAGCAGGAGTGCTAGGGTGGTTTCCGATCTCACGATACACCGCTGCATCGATTCTTCTGCATGACGCGTCGGGCAAGCCGATACCCGCCGGAACACGCGTCCATCACCTCGAAAGCGGCACCGACACCATTGTCGGCTACGACGGCCTTACCTTCGTCGACGGCCTGAAGGCCAACAATCATCTCCAGCTCGATGGCGCTGCGTGGCATTGCACCGTCACCTTCCCTTACAAGCCGCCGACCGACCACGCCCTGCCCTTGATTGGGCCGCTGATCTGTCGCCGCGAGGACGTGCATCCATGA
- a CDS encoding molecular chaperone translates to MRRLLLAVGMLMLCVIGRASSLQISPVMIELRHGEGAATLTLRNPGDQPLYGQVRVFRWDQSNGQDNMQATQDLVASPPLIEIPAHGEQYVRLVLSHDSNAGQEQSYRLLIDELPAADSADENGVTIRLRYSVPVFVEPEGATGAPALAWHARQDAEGWWLRVTNSGRRRARISMVQLMAGDGKTYLVEKGLLGYALAGRTMQWRLNLDSHGALKAPVDIRAYVNALSVEDHVTIDISP, encoded by the coding sequence GTGCGACGCCTGCTGCTTGCGGTGGGAATGCTGATGCTTTGCGTCATCGGGCGCGCGTCGTCGCTGCAAATTTCTCCGGTGATGATCGAGCTCAGGCACGGCGAAGGCGCCGCCACCCTCACCTTGCGAAATCCCGGCGATCAACCGCTGTACGGACAGGTACGAGTGTTCCGCTGGGACCAGTCCAATGGCCAGGACAACATGCAGGCCACCCAGGACCTGGTCGCCAGCCCGCCCCTGATCGAAATCCCCGCCCACGGCGAACAGTACGTCCGGTTGGTTCTAAGCCATGACAGCAATGCCGGCCAGGAGCAAAGCTACCGTCTACTGATCGATGAACTGCCTGCCGCCGATAGCGCCGACGAAAATGGCGTAACGATAAGACTGCGCTACTCGGTGCCGGTATTCGTCGAACCGGAGGGTGCAACCGGAGCACCGGCGCTGGCCTGGCACGCACGACAGGATGCCGAAGGCTGGTGGCTGCGTGTCACCAATAGCGGACGTCGTCGCGCACGCATAAGCATGGTGCAGTTGATGGCCGGCGATGGGAAAACCTACCTGGTGGAAAAAGGACTGCTAGGCTACGCGCTGGCCGGCCGGACCATGCAATGGCGCTTGAACCTGGACAGTCATGGTGCGCTCAAGGCGCCTGTCGACATTCGCGCCTACGTCAATGCATTGTCGGTTGAAGACCATGTCACCATCGATATATCACCCTGA
- a CDS encoding spore coat U domain-containing protein, whose protein sequence is MKRHLLCFALAVAVIADTLPTPLAAAVYSNGTATSTFTATLTLQANCSITANPLNFGATGVLSAAVNQQTTVSVTCSDTTPYNVGLDAGTVSGSTVASRLMAGTTVGNTSTTVGFELYQDAGHTTIWGNTQGTNTVGGTGTGAAQSITVYGQAPSQTTPKPDTYQTTVTATVYF, encoded by the coding sequence ATGAAGCGCCATCTGCTGTGCTTTGCGTTAGCTGTTGCTGTGATCGCCGATACCCTACCGACGCCGCTAGCCGCAGCCGTCTATAGTAACGGCACCGCTACATCGACCTTCACTGCCACCTTGACGCTGCAGGCCAATTGCAGCATTACCGCCAATCCGTTGAATTTCGGCGCCACCGGCGTACTGTCGGCCGCCGTCAATCAGCAGACGACGGTGTCCGTCACGTGCAGTGACACTACGCCCTACAATGTCGGCCTGGACGCCGGCACAGTGAGCGGTTCAACCGTAGCCAGCCGACTAATGGCCGGCACAACGGTCGGCAATACAAGCACCACGGTTGGCTTCGAGCTATACCAGGACGCCGGCCACACGACCATATGGGGCAATACGCAGGGCACCAATACGGTCGGTGGAACCGGAACGGGTGCGGCCCAGTCCATCACGGTGTACGGCCAGGCGCCATCCCAAACGACGCCAAAACCTGATACTTACCAGACAACCGTTACCGCAACGGTCTATTTCTGA
- a CDS encoding KilA-N domain-containing protein, whose amino-acid sequence MKNRSIVVQYAEIGIASRHEQDYISLTDMVKRFGDERILYGWLRNRNTVEFLGIWEQINNFEVVIARLGCRDTKVA is encoded by the coding sequence TTGAAGAACCGCAGCATCGTCGTGCAGTATGCCGAGATCGGCATCGCAAGTCGCCACGAGCAGGACTACATCTCGCTGACTGACATGGTGAAGCGCTTCGGCGATGAGCGCATCCTGTATGGCTGGCTGCGTAACCGGAACACGGTCGAGTTCCTCGGCATCTGGGAACAGATCAACAATTTCGAGGTGGTCATCGCAAGACTTGGGTGCAGGGACACGAAAGTGGCGTAA
- a CDS encoding type II toxin-antitoxin system death-on-curing family toxin gives MLDLEYVIAVHDEILAKYGGLPGFANGGRGGVEAAIQRVENHIFYADLNDVFGIAAAYAIAIARGHVFNDANKRTGLACAMTYLEAEGIVIGEFSNLEEVMVDVAQGTVDQGDFAEYLGTIWRRSQGAE, from the coding sequence ATGTTGGATCTCGAATATGTGATCGCCGTACATGACGAAATCCTTGCGAAATACGGCGGCCTCCCTGGTTTTGCCAATGGTGGACGTGGTGGCGTTGAGGCAGCGATACAGCGTGTTGAAAACCACATTTTCTATGCCGACCTCAATGATGTCTTCGGCATTGCCGCAGCGTACGCGATAGCTATCGCCCGTGGCCATGTGTTCAATGATGCAAACAAGCGTACCGGGCTAGCTTGTGCGATGACTTACCTTGAGGCAGAAGGGATAGTTATTGGGGAGTTTTCGAACCTTGAAGAGGTCATGGTGGATGTTGCGCAAGGAACCGTTGATCAAGGGGATTTTGCCGAATATCTCGGTACGATCTGGCGAAGGTCACAAGGCGCAGAATAA
- a CDS encoding DNA modification methylase, which produces MTDLSITWRPLEVLIPYVRNARTHSDAQVAQLAASTAGLTDDDAAPAVAEAGVSQSGDIWICGDHRVMCGNSANVTDVEQLMDGYKADLIITDPPYNVAYQGKPPMR; this is translated from the coding sequence TTGACGGATCTGAGCATTACATGGCGCCCGCTTGAGGTGCTGATTCCCTACGTCCGCAACGCGCGCACCCACTCTGATGCGCAGGTGGCGCAGCTCGCCGCCAGCACCGCTGGTCTTACTGATGACGATGCAGCGCCGGCAGTGGCCGAAGCCGGGGTGTCGCAGTCGGGGGATATCTGGATCTGCGGCGATCACCGCGTGATGTGCGGCAACAGCGCAAACGTGACGGACGTAGAGCAGTTAATGGACGGCTACAAGGCCGATCTCATCATCACCGACCCGCCGTATAACGTCGCATACCAGGGGAAACCGCCGATGCGCTGA
- a CDS encoding site-specific DNA-methyltransferase: MEAFYQFLLAAYDAMFKAAKDGAGLYVFHADSEGVNFRKAMADAGFKLAQCCVWVKQCFVMGRQDYHWQHEPVLYGWKPIGAAYGA; the protein is encoded by the coding sequence GTGGAGGCGTTCTATCAGTTCTTGCTGGCGGCCTACGACGCCATGTTCAAGGCGGCGAAGGATGGCGCCGGTCTGTATGTGTTCCATGCAGACAGTGAAGGCGTGAATTTCCGCAAAGCCATGGCTGACGCCGGCTTCAAGCTGGCGCAGTGTTGCGTATGGGTGAAGCAATGCTTCGTGATGGGTCGGCAGGATTACCACTGGCAACACGAACCCGTGCTCTACGGCTGGAAGCCGATCGGCGCGGCTTATGGAGCTTGA
- the terL gene encoding phage terminase large subunit, translating into MCPFSPHEQFAAESMARADLYFFSRWMFLQRKRFKWLRGPHHKSICDALMRVFCGECRRLIINVPPRYSKTELAVVNFIAWALGQVPDAEFIHASYAAPLAVNNSANVRALVQHEAYQRIFPECRLASDAKSHWTTAKGGVMYAAGAGGTITGFGAGKHREGFGGAIIIDDPHKPDEARSDVIRQGVIDWFQNTLESRKNSKNTPIILIMQRLHERDLSGWLLDGGNGETWEHVCLSAIQDDGSALWPEKHTIEDLRRMEQSAPYVFAGQYRQRPAPPEGGVIKPDMLEVIDAIPAGNLRWMRGWDLASTVDGDYTAGGRLGKLSDGRFVIADMVRLRCGPDERDTALMNTASRDGRTVRISLPQDPGQAGKTQVLYLTRKLSGYPVTTSPESGDKVTRAEPLAAQINVGNVLMLRGPWNDALINEMRLFPNGAHDDQVDALSRAFSGLLESHDPAQVKPLRM; encoded by the coding sequence ATGTGCCCATTCAGTCCGCATGAGCAATTCGCGGCTGAGAGCATGGCGCGGGCCGATCTGTATTTCTTCTCGCGCTGGATGTTTCTGCAGCGCAAGCGATTCAAATGGCTGCGCGGGCCGCACCACAAGAGCATCTGTGACGCGCTGATGCGCGTGTTCTGCGGCGAGTGCAGGCGGCTTATCATCAACGTGCCGCCGCGCTACTCGAAAACAGAGCTGGCGGTGGTGAATTTCATCGCATGGGCGTTGGGCCAAGTGCCGGATGCCGAGTTCATCCATGCCAGCTACGCGGCCCCGCTGGCGGTCAACAACAGCGCGAACGTGCGTGCCTTGGTGCAGCACGAAGCGTATCAACGGATTTTCCCCGAATGCCGTCTGGCATCGGACGCAAAAAGTCACTGGACGACAGCAAAGGGTGGCGTGATGTACGCGGCCGGCGCTGGCGGCACGATTACCGGCTTCGGCGCCGGCAAGCACCGCGAGGGTTTTGGCGGCGCCATCATCATCGACGATCCGCACAAGCCGGATGAGGCAAGGAGCGATGTGATCCGACAGGGCGTCATCGACTGGTTCCAGAATACGCTGGAAAGCCGCAAGAACAGCAAGAACACACCGATCATCCTGATCATGCAGCGCCTGCATGAAAGGGATCTGTCGGGCTGGTTGCTGGATGGCGGCAACGGAGAAACGTGGGAGCACGTCTGCCTTTCAGCGATTCAAGACGATGGCTCGGCGCTCTGGCCGGAAAAACACACGATCGAGGATCTGCGCCGCATGGAGCAGTCCGCGCCGTATGTGTTTGCCGGGCAGTATCGGCAGCGTCCAGCACCACCAGAAGGCGGCGTGATCAAGCCGGACATGCTGGAGGTCATTGATGCCATCCCGGCCGGCAACCTCCGGTGGATGCGCGGTTGGGACTTGGCTTCGACCGTCGATGGTGATTACACCGCCGGCGGCAGGCTCGGGAAACTATCGGACGGCCGCTTCGTCATCGCGGACATGGTGCGCTTGCGCTGTGGACCCGACGAACGCGACACGGCGCTCATGAATACGGCGTCCCGCGACGGCCGCACGGTGCGTATCAGTCTGCCGCAAGACCCTGGGCAGGCTGGCAAGACGCAGGTGCTGTATCTGACCCGGAAGCTTTCCGGCTACCCGGTGACTACCTCGCCGGAATCGGGCGACAAGGTAACGCGGGCAGAGCCACTGGCGGCGCAGATCAACGTGGGCAATGTGCTGATGCTGCGCGGCCCATGGAACGACGCACTGATCAACGAAATGCGGCTGTTCCCGAATGGAGCGCACGATGACCAGGTGGACGCGCTTTCGCGCGCGTTCTCCGGATTGCTCGAATCGCATGACCCCGCGCAGGTGAAACCGCTGCGCATGTAA
- a CDS encoding DUF4055 domain-containing protein translates to MIKALMGGTADIRAVGKTLLPKWPGEDGDSYAARLKTSVLYPAFRHTVCVNAARPFAKPPTVVAENIPEEWLKDIDQLGMPLPAMSNALLIHALAYGLCGVLVDYPPAEGVRTRADEKQASFRPYFVSYMPQQILGWKMQGTRLVQLRLLESIEVDDGPWATKCIEQVRVLTPGAWQTYRPNPNIKEQWDLFAEGSHSLKEIPWVFFYGNRLGFGRGECPLLDLAYLNVEHYQSSSDQQNVLHVARVPILVAIGFGESEIKIGASSAITSENEKASLTYTEHTGAAIEAGKQSLDDLEDRMRAIGAELIDQEQAPTATQINSEDEVARSLLQQIVEQFEESLEQALSFMAQWVGKPADGIEVELFKAYEQAPSTDVSTLTSAASAGAISKQTLFEELKRRDVLAPDREWADEATRLKAEAPDPSTDPNADPNSKPKAP, encoded by the coding sequence ATGATCAAGGCTTTGATGGGCGGCACTGCGGACATTCGCGCCGTCGGCAAAACGCTTTTGCCGAAGTGGCCGGGCGAAGACGGCGACAGTTATGCCGCGCGCTTGAAGACGTCGGTTTTGTATCCGGCTTTTCGGCATACGGTTTGCGTCAATGCGGCACGGCCTTTTGCAAAGCCTCCTACGGTCGTGGCAGAGAACATTCCCGAGGAATGGCTGAAAGACATTGACCAACTCGGCATGCCGCTGCCGGCGATGTCGAATGCGCTGCTGATCCATGCACTCGCGTATGGCTTGTGCGGCGTGCTGGTGGACTATCCGCCGGCGGAAGGTGTTCGCACCCGCGCGGATGAAAAGCAGGCCAGCTTTCGGCCGTATTTCGTCAGCTATATGCCGCAGCAGATCCTGGGCTGGAAGATGCAGGGCACGCGGCTGGTGCAGTTGCGCCTGCTGGAAAGCATCGAGGTCGATGATGGTCCATGGGCCACGAAGTGCATCGAACAGGTCCGCGTGCTCACCCCTGGTGCGTGGCAGACGTATCGCCCGAATCCGAACATCAAGGAGCAGTGGGACCTCTTTGCCGAAGGAAGTCATTCGCTGAAAGAGATTCCGTGGGTCTTTTTCTATGGCAACCGTCTCGGCTTCGGTCGTGGCGAATGCCCGCTGCTCGATCTCGCGTACTTGAATGTTGAGCACTATCAGTCCAGCAGCGATCAGCAGAACGTGTTGCATGTCGCGCGCGTGCCTATCCTTGTGGCAATCGGCTTTGGTGAATCAGAAATCAAGATAGGCGCATCGTCAGCCATCACCAGCGAGAACGAAAAGGCCTCGCTGACATACACCGAACACACCGGTGCTGCGATCGAGGCGGGCAAGCAGTCTTTGGATGACCTGGAAGACCGCATGCGCGCCATTGGTGCCGAGCTGATCGATCAGGAGCAGGCGCCCACGGCCACCCAGATCAACTCGGAGGACGAAGTTGCGCGCTCGCTGCTGCAGCAGATCGTCGAGCAGTTCGAAGAATCGCTGGAACAAGCCCTTAGCTTCATGGCTCAGTGGGTTGGAAAGCCCGCGGATGGCATCGAGGTGGAGTTGTTCAAGGCTTACGAACAGGCGCCAAGCACGGATGTGTCGACGCTGACGTCTGCGGCCAGTGCCGGTGCCATTTCCAAGCAGACACTGTTCGAGGAGCTAAAGCGACGCGACGTGCTCGCACCCGATCGCGAGTGGGCCGATGAAGCGACCCGACTCAAAGCAGAGGCGCCGGACCCTTCGACGGATCCGAACGCTGATCCAAACAGCAAACCGAAGGCCCCGTAA